The Coffea arabica cultivar ET-39 chromosome 2c, Coffea Arabica ET-39 HiFi, whole genome shotgun sequence genome includes the window GTGCATGTGGTTATATGGGGGAATAGCATTGTAGGGTTGAGAAAAAGAGTTTTATGCTTTTATTTTGGATGGATACTCGTGAGTCTGAAACCTCCTATGTTAATAATAGTGGTACGAGAATTTGATTGAGTTTAAAGAATTTGATTTAGAAAGTATGGAGGACATTACTCCTTATTAGGGGATGGGGTCAAGAAGATTAGATTAGTAATAAAATTTGGTCAACATATAAGACTAACAGCCGAAGGATGGTTACTGTTCATAAGCTTTTCGTCGTCCTCACGTGCCGAAGGAAGGTCCTCAcgtggttctttttttttttctttatcttcccTTTCCGTCTCGTCTCATCTCATTAATGCACCCACCTGCTTTTCCGTCTCCTCTGGTTCTTTTTCTTAATATCTTCCCTTTCACCTCTTTTCATATCTTCCCTTTCACCTCTTTTCATCTCATCTCATCGATGCACTCGCatgcttttccatttttttattaGACGATGGATTTTATCCTTTGGATTTATGGCCTCCGTCTTTTAcctgagatttcttctcttctaCCCAGCAATTGGAGGTATCTCATTAATGCACTGCTCTGGTTCTTTCTTAATATCTTCCCTTTCACCTCTTTTCATCTCACCTCATCGATACACCCGCatgcttttccattttttccttctccgtCTGCTGTGGTTATGAATGAGTGTGTTGAGAATCGTTTTCTTATTAATTGGAGTAAGGCGTATTACACGATGGATTTTATGTCCTTTTCCTGGGATTTCTTCTCTTCTGCCCAGCAATTGGAGGTATCTCATTAATGCACCCTCGTTTTTCCCACGTGCTTTACCtgagattttttcttttctacccAGCAATTGGAGGTACGATTCCTTTTTCTCCTTCCTATCTCAGTTTTTTGGCTCTTCCCTTTCACCTCTTTTCATCTCACCTCATCGATACACCCGCatgcttttccattttttccttctccgtCTGCTGTGGTTATGAATGAGTGTGTTGAGAATCTTTTTCTTATTAATTGGAGTAAGGCGTATTACACGATGGATTTTATGTCCTTTTCCTGGGATTTCTTCTCTTCTGCCCAGCAATTGGAGGTATCTCATTAATGCACCCTCGTTTTTCCCACGTGCTTTACCtgagattttttcttttctacccAGCAATTGGAGGTACGATTCCTTTTTCTCCTTCCTATCTCAGTTTTTTGGCTCTTCCCTTTCACCTCTTTTCATCTCACCTCATCGATACACCCGCatgcttttccattttttccttctccgtCTGCTGTGGTTATGAATGAGTGTGTTGAGAATCTTTTTCTTATTAATTGGAGTAAGGCGTATTACACGATGGATTTTATCCTTTGGATTTATGGCCTCCGTCCTTTACCTGGGATTTCTTCTCTTCTGCCCAGCAATTGGAGGTATCTCATTAATGCACCCTCGTTTTTCCCACGTGCTTTACCtgagattttttcttttctacccAGCAATTGGAGGTACGATTCCTTTTTCTCCTTCCTATCTCAGTTTTTTGGCTCTTCCTTTTAATGATTATGATATTTTTCTAGGGTTCCTCTCCCAACTTTTTGCGTTCTTCAACCTTACTTTTTTGTAGGAAATTTCTTCTgtgcttttttcctttttttgttgtattttcGCTTGCATGCTAAGTTTTACaggtgtttttttttaattttattttctagGCTTCCTCTTCTAGCTGTTTGCGTTCCTGCAAAGGTTGATCTTTTGTCGGAATTTTCTTCTGtgccttttccatttttcccctcTTTGCCTATTTTACGATTGTTGTTCttgtcttttaatttttttgcgttattttgttattttgtaatttttttgcgTAAAGGTACTGTTTTTTCCCGcttattttttttggtcatcGTCTTTTCGTACGGTCTTATCTGTGCCTTTTTGTTTTGCAGGAATGGCAACTGCTGCTGCTTCCACTGTTAGTTTTGTACCCGAGCTTGGTGCCATTCCATGTGAGCCTTTTGACGCATCTTCAGGTTTTTATGTTTTATAGGTTCTGTCTTAGTTGCCTTTGGGTATGCTTGTCCTATATATTTATCTTATTGCTGCTATTGCTTCAGCCGTTGCTGCTGCGCCTAAGCTTCTTCGCATATCAAATGTCTCTGAATCTACACGTGGTTGGATGACCTTGGTTCATGTTGTTGAGGCTGATCGTGTCAAGGTTGCTAGCCATGGATCGATTTCGAAGTCGTTCCGTTTATTTCGGTTTGGCGATTCGCAGGTGCctttgatttgtttcttgatgcATGCTTATTTGATGCTGTCATTTTTGTGCTTGCTTCGCTGTCTAATATAATTTTCCAATTAGGGTATTAAAGTGTCTGCCATTGTTTATGATGACAACGTTCCTTGTGTGGATGGGCTTCTTCTTCCATTTAGGAAGTATTATATATCGAATGCTGAGATCCGCCGGCTTGCCGAGCTCCCCCCAGATTGTTTTTATCCCTTTTACTGGGTGATTAATTCTGATACTTCTATTAGAGAGGCTACTGATGTTGGGCTTCCTGTTCTGCCTTTTTATTTTGGCCTGCGCTCTTACGATTCTTTGCACTTTGTTGCTGACACTAATAACCTCATAAGTAGGTTCTCTCTtcccttttcttgctttttttttattcgTTGTTTGTTTTCGCTTCATTCACTCTGTTTTTTGTCTTGCATGAACCTAGATATCATGGGGGTGGTGGTTAATTCTTTGCCTGCACGGGACGTTTATGTGGAAGGAATCCTTCGCCGTGAGAGAGATATTATTATAGTTGACCAGGGGTAATCATGTTACTCtgtctacattttttttttccttgctctTTGTTTTGTTGCTCTTATGatcttcttcttttatttgtGTCGCTGATGTAGGAAGCGTCCCATCATCTTGACCCTATTTGGTGACTATGAATCTATTGAGGGGCGAGCTATCGAAAATTTAATGCATGCTATGCCTATTATCATTGCTATCAGGGTTAGGGTGACTACAAAAAAATGTatgcttttccctttctttgttggttttctttttatcttttttggtCTCTTTTATGCGGATCTACTGTTCTTTACTGTTGGGTGTTTGCTGGTTTGGTTTGTCTCTTTTTTCCTTAGGTTTGTCTTTGTCGATTCATCCCTCATCTATTGTTCTTGTTTGTCCTGATGTTTTGGAGGCAAAGTTGCTTGAtgcttggtaagtgttgcttcttttgtttgtttctcTGGTGTATAGGATGGGTCTTTTCCTAAGCTGTGTACcctcttgttttgtttttgcaTTTAGGTGTACTGATAACATTTCTGAGTTGGTTCGTTTGGTTTTTGACGAGCGCGCTTACTTGGACCCTACTGTCTTGCTCCCCCCTGTTCGTGATCTCACTGTTACTACCATTGCCGATGTTCTGTCCTGTGACCCCTTCGTTAGTGCTTTTATTGTTTCTTGTTGCTTTGGTGTCTTTTCTTTATCCTGTTGTTCCCTTCCTTCATTTTCAGTCGTTGGATGTCAGGATTGGGGAAATGCGTGGATTAAGGGCCATGTTGAGGTTGCTTGGCCTTGTGCTCGCTCTTGGCATATGGCATGTCCCCATTGTTATGAACTCTATGATTATGCTACAACCCTTGGAACTCTATGTCTTTCTTGTGGCCTGGGAATATATGCTTTCCCTAGGTGCGTTCTGTTTTTTCATTAGTTATCACAGGATTTCTGTCTTCCTTGTTTTGGTTTTTCATGGTGCTGTTTTTAAGAGCAGAGCATGGATTAGGCTTACTGTTCATGATGATACTGGGTATGTGAATGTTATTGCGCTGGGCGCTGAAGCTGAGAGGCTAATTGGTGTTAGTGCCGTTTACATGTATGCGTCTACTGATGATGAGGTAGTGTGCTGCTCTTTTCTTGTGTATGCATACTTTAATTTGATGGTCGCTCCTTTATGTTGCTTGTCGTTCATTTCCATTGTTATTGATGAGGTTTTCAGTTTCTTACAGAATTTTGCGTTGTACTGCCGTGTGTCTCGGCAAATTAAACGCTCAAAGCTCTTGCTCTACATTAAGCGTTCTACTGATGTGATCAGAACAGAGACCACAACTAGATACACTGTTGTTGCCTGCTACCCAGCTTAGTCGAGCTATTTTTTGTCTCTCGAGCGTCTATAAACTCATATTTTGTAATAGCTCTTAGGTTTTATGTACTATTCAATTAGTTATGCTTGCCTCTTGTAATTAACTACCTATGTGGCCAACAGGAAATTGTTCTTCCTACAGGAAATTGCCTCTGATCTTGTTCTTAGCCAGGAAATGTTGTTCTATTTTTTGTATCTGTCTTTTCCTCTATATGTATGGCTATTGAAAGTTTCTGTTTGTTTATATTCGATTGGGCCGCGTGTATTAACCATTccctctttttattttttatgaacATGGGAAGCCTTGCTCTTGTTCTTGGCCTTACGAAGTGTTATATTTGTAAATGCATTTTTCCCCCTTGGATGCTAGGCAACATTTTATATCAAGCTAATTGGTAATCAATGGTCTTTGTTTtgcctttaaaaaaaatagtactGCCCTTCAAGATAGCATATTATCCTCTGCGCATTAGTCTTGAATTTCGTGGCCCAAGATCGGTATTCAATGGTCTTTACTTTGGTCTTTAAAGAAAGTTTTCCTGCCCTTCAAAATACCATATTATCCTTTGCGCATTAAGCTTGAATTCTAATTGCCTATTTGCGTTGGAGGAAAAGAACTTTTCTGCGCCGATTTatcttttttcccaaaaaaaattatcgCTTTGGGTAATTTCCCTTTGGACTACTTTGCAATTGTATCTGACCAGCTGTCTTTTCTCCAAACGTAGCTCTTAGGACCTTATTAGATTGATATCCCTCCATGCACTGTCCGTGCATTGCTCTTTCCATGCACCGCATTGCTCTTTTCATGCAACGTAGGTACGTGTGTAAGGAAAGAAAGATTTAACAggtcttcattttttttgatcTTTCCTGTGCGCTTCCCTTACTTTCGCTTTTGTTCGCGACTCTTGATTCTGGCGCCTTCTTGCTCTTTGGGCAGTGTGCTTTCCTTCAAAATGCAATAATGCCGTTGTTAACTGGGTTGTTTATTGGACGATTCATGCAATTTGCTACTTGGACGATTCATGCAGtgacctaattttttttttcccctcgaaaaaaaaaaaagctgttgTCCCGAATTGATACACGACTATCCCTATAAGATCTCGTTTCTTTGTTAATATCATTTCTTTGTTGTGTTGACTTTGCTTTTGTATACTCTCCTGTTCTACCGGGCCAGCCTTTTTTCCCGCCACATTGCTGAGCTCTTGTGCCTTGTTATACCATTTTCACTGTATCCGCTGTCAATTCCTTTCTGTTTTCATGCAATATTGATAGCCGtgtaaggtaaaaaaaaaaaaactcagcaCTCAGCTGCCTTTTTAGCTTTGTCTCAGctcacctttctttttttaccTTTATACAAAAAACTTTCGTTTTCTGTGCTCTGTTTCTTTTGCTGCCGGGTACCTGCAGCGTATATGACCGTTTAGTTTGTTCATGAGACTCGTTTGCCCTGTGGTTTTTTTCCCATTCCTACGTATGCAGAAGCTGTAGTTCGCTTCTGTTTTCGTGCAATATTGATAGCCGCCTACGAGAAAAAAAACTCTTCGATCTACTATTTGGTAAATTTTCTTCCAGCACGGCCTTTCTTTTTGACTTTATACAAAAGCTCTCGCTTGCTCTGCTCTGTTTCTTTCGATAACATGTTTCTCTAGGGTATATCACCGTTTACTTTGTTGCTGAGCCTTTGTCTATTCAGAATCCATTGTTCTTAATCCTGCTATTCTCTTTCCTCGGGTATACTGCTCTTATGCTTTGCTCTGTGTATtcatcctttttcctttttcccccgTTCTTTTACCATTGTTTTGACTTAGTGCTAGCGGTTGTGGTGATCCTTTTTCCTCACTTCTTTGCTCTTTTGCAGTGTAGCTTCTTTTGACTGCTTCCGGCTCTTGTCCTTACTTTCAGTTTGTGTCTTTATCTCAGGTATAGTGATTATTATGATCTTTATGATTGCGCAAACCGCCCTTATATGCTGATAATTCTATATTTGTTTATCTAAAACTTGTTCTGTGTTATTACATTATTATAAGCTAGATCTTGATTCCTAACTCCATGGACCGCAACTCTGTTCGCCGTATGCGTTATGCTAAGATGGACAAGGGGAAAAAGGATGCCTTGTTGCAGCGTAGGCGAGATGCCTACGCGGAAAAAAAATGTACTGGCCATTCTTCTGCTACTGACGCTCTCGGTGCATCTCAGTTAGAGCAATGTGTGCACTATAAAAAAGATCCTTTGTCTACTTCACAACAAGTGGATTCATTTGTTTCCGTCTCTGATTCTTTTGCTCAAGATATCCGACTACCTTCTCATACTACTCCTCCTACCGTTCGTCAAAAAAAGGTATATAAAAGTAGGCAAAGCAAACGCATGCCCGGTGCCTCAAAAGGTTTGCAGGAATCAGGTGCTTTCCCGTCTGCCGCAGGAACTCTCCCCCCTGATAACCATGTACTTGTCAACAGTGATGATGCGTTAGCTGACATGCTTGATGCTACCGCAAACAAACTGGCTTCTAAGCTTAACCCGCAATCATCGTCTGTTGAACCATCTCCTTCTATGATTCTTCAGGCTGTGTCTTCACTGTCACAAGGTATATTCCTTTGACAGTGTTCCTGTTTATTCACTATGTTTGCTTATTCTTTTTGCTTGGTTCTGTTGCTCTTTCGAGGTGCAATCCTCGTTACTTTTGGAGGCTGCTGCTCTTTTCAGCTCTTTTTCCTTACCCTTGTGACAATATCGCATTCATCATCCTTTTCTGCCAGCTCTTTCTGTTCCTCCTATAGAAGAAGGCACCTGTGTTATTGACTTAGGTAGAGCGGAATCATCTGGTGTTGCAAACAATGCACAAATCCTTGTTAGTACACATGCTCTTAAAGAAGGTTTGTGAACGTCCTTAATATTGCTCTGTCTGCTTATAGCGACTGTCTTTACTATCGAACCTCGTTCCTTACTCCTCTATTAAATAATCTTTGCTTAACCGTCACGCtagggagaaaaagaaaaactaggcGCACCGCGTACTCTCGCTTGGAAAAGATCCCTGAACATTCTATTGCTTTGCCAAATGCTCCAAACTGTCAACATTGTGGAGCAAAGAGATTTCACTTGGAACCTCCAAAATTCTGTTGCGCGGGTGGTGACGTTTCTGTTGTTGTGCCCGTCATGCCTTATAGTCTTTATCGTCTTTTTTCTGGTACAGATGAAGAGTGTGTTGAGTTTCGCAAACACATCCGTACTTATAACAATAATGTCGCCTTCACTACTTTTGGTGCAAAGTATGACCATGATCTTACAAAGAACACCAAAGGAGTTTATACCTTTCGCGTTCAAGGTCAGGTTTATCATTTGTTAGATAGCTTAATCTCCTCCGGCAAGCAACCTACAGGCATACAGTTATATTTTTTTGATGAGGAGGAAGAGCTATCTACGAGGCTTCGTAATTCCCCTAGGCTTCGTGAGAGTACTATGAAGCTCTTAATGCGTATTCTTGAGTCTAATCCTTACACTAGATTCTTTAAGAGCTTGCGGGATGTGGCAGATCTGGAAAATCACAAGATTGTTCTTAACTCCAATCCTAGCTTAGATCAAAGGGTCTATAATCTACCAACCTCATCCCAAGTTGCTGCAATCTGGACAGAATCTGAGGGCGAGTCGCTTGAAAAAGGTCCACAAATTCAGGTTTATTCACACTCAAACACCAGCCATCGAATACATCACTATTTTTCCTGCTATGATCCTTTGCAGTATCCTCTCCTATTTCCTCACGGTGAGTGTGGTTGGCGTCATGGGATACTAAGAAATTGTGACTCAAGTAAACGAAAACGTGATGCTTCTGATGATGCCAATGTAATTGATGCTTCTTCAATACGGACTGCCTCAGATTTGATTCGCATGGAACAGGAAGGTAGTTTTATCTAATCTGATATGCTTGCCCTGTGGTTTGTCCTTTTAGTGAATTCTTTATAAAGCTAtagataatatatatatatgttatatgTTCGTGTTTTGTGTAGCTTCTGAAAACGGCAGAAAAGAACGCCGCACTGTTTCTGCCCGAGAGTATTATTGTTACTTACTCCAGATGAGAGAAAACGATCGTTCCATGTTATTGCATGCAAGGAGGCTCTTACAACAGTTTGTTGTTGATGTCTATGTAAAAATTGAAACATCTAGGCTTGATTTCCATAGGAAAAAACAGAATGACGTTAGGACAGAAATTCTACAGGGTGTTATAGATAGTATATCTGTGGGTCAGCGGCAAGGAAGCCAGGTTGGTCGGAGAGTGTACCTTCCAGCTTCGTTTATTGGAGGTCCAAGGGACATGCGACGGCGTTACATAGACGCTATGGCTTTGGTTCAAAAGTATGGCAGACCAGATATTTTTATTACTATGACTTGTAATACTAACTGGAAGGAGATTCAGGAAAATCTAAAGTATGGAGAAGATGCACAGGATAGGCCTGATTTGGTGTCCAGAGTTTTTAGAGCAAAATTCGAAATGCTTAAATCTGAGATACTAAAGAAAAAGATCTTTGGAGAGGTCCAGGCTCTTGTTTATGTTATTGAGTTTCAGAAGAGAGGTCTACCTCATGCTCACTTGCTCCTGATTCTTAAGCATGAATATAAGCCGTTGAATCCTGAGGCTTACGATCAAATTGTTTCTGCTGAGATTCCGGATCCTGATAAGCAGAGATACCTGTATTCACTTGTCATCAAACACATGATGCATGGTCCTTGTGGACAATTGAACAAAGATAATGTTTGCATGAAAAATGGAACGTGCAGAAATCATTATCCCAAGGATTTCAGTGAATACACTATCCATACAGAAGATAGCTATCCGCATTATAGAAGGAGGAGAAATGGTCGAGTTGTAAGAGTACGGAATAAAACACTTGGCAACCGTTGGGTTGTTCCGTACAATCCTTACCTTCTTGCATTATTTGACTGCCATATGAATGTTGAGATTTGTTCAACGGTCAGGTTagtcaaatatttatacaaatacGTCTACAAGGGGCACGACCGTATTAGCTTTCATATAAATACTGGTTCTGCTGCTGAAAACATCGATGAAATCAATGACTTCCAATCCGGACGATGGGTCGCAGCTGCAGAGGCCTTTTGGCGCATATATAGGTTTTCTTTAAATGAAATGACTCCTTCTGTTTACGCTCTTCAGGTACATCTTCCAGGCCACCAGATGATTTCATTTCATAAACATTCTGACCTTGCTGATGTTGTGAACCGTGCTGATTTTAGCAAGACAATGCTTACACAATTTTTTCACATGAATAAGACCGATAAAATAGCTCAAAACCTCAATTGCCTTTACCGTGACTTTCCTGAGTTTTTTGTCTGGACTCCCAAAACAAGAAACTGGACTCCCAGGAAGCGGAGGTCGGTCATTGGCAGATTGGTAACTGTTAGCCCAACTGAGGGAGAACGTTATTATCTTCGATTACTTCTATCTCATGTTCATGCTCCAACGTCATTTGAGGATCTACTCACTGTCAATGGTAAGCTTGCTCTATCATATAGAGAGGCTGCCTTCGAAATGGGTTTGCTCCAATCTGATACGTACTTAGAGGATGCTCTTACGGATGCAGCAACATTTCAAATGCCATTCTCGCTCAGAACTCTGTTTGCAGTTCTCTTAGTCTATTGCTCCCCCAGCAATCCAAGGCTTCTTTGGGAAAGATTCGAGGGTGAGCTTTCCCAGGATTTAAAAAGGAACTCTCATTTGACTGATTGCGATTCTGATCAAATAAGAATGCGTACTCTCCAAGAGATAAACAGAATCTTAGAACAGATGGGAAGGAATGTGAGTGACTACCATCTTGTTCCTGAAGGATTTTCTCTTGTATGTGATGATCGGCTCACAAAGGAGATAGAGAGTGAGAGAAACATTCCATTCACGGAAGAAGACTTGCTCTTATCTTCGAAATTGAACGAAGCCCAGAAACATGCTTACGATGTTATTCTAACTGAGGTTTATTCTTCTGGGAGTAAGAGCTTTTTTGTTGATGGTCCTGGGGGGACTGGCAAAACGTTTTTATATCGTTCACTTCTTGCAACGCTTAGATCTCAGGGCTATATTGCGATAGCAGTTGCATCGTCCGGCGTTGCTGCTTCTATTCTTCCTGGAGGAAGGACTGCTCATTCAAGATTCAAGATTCCGTTGGATGTGTCAGCGAGCAGAACCTGCCAAATCAGCAAGCAGAGCTCTATAGCTAAGCTGATTTCGCTAGCCAAACTAATTCTCTGGGATGAGGCTTCGATGGCTAAAAAGGATACTGTGGAAGCATTTGATCTATTGCTGAAAGATGTGATGGATTCTGATATGCCTTTTGGTGGTAAAATAGTAGTTTTTGGTGGTGATTTTCGTCAGACTCTACCTGTTATACCAAATGCATCTAGGGACCAGCAGATCGAAGCTAGCTTTGTTAATTCTCTTTTATGGAATACTCTGACAAAGCTTTCTTTATCAGAAAATATGCGAGCCCTTTTAGACCTTCCATACTCAGATTTCCTTCTTAGAGTTGGTGAAGGCCGTGAACCTGAAGATCTTGAAGGGAAAATATCTTTATGTGAGCATTTATTAATTCGGTACAATAACAAGAATGAATCACTGAACAggttaggaaaaaaaatttatcctTAAGGCATACTGCTCTTATAGGTGCATTttgtgtatacatatatatatatacacactcaCACGCTTCTAATCATATTCTTACCTACTCAGGTTAGTGGATTTTGTATTCTCCGATCTCTGCCTTTATTCATTAGATCCATACAGCATGATCAACAGATGCGTTCTTACGCCAAAGAACTCCTGTGTCGATGATATTAATGAGATGATGATTGATCGATTCCCTGGACAGGCCTATGTTTATATGAGCACTGATAGAACTCTAAATGAAAGAGATCAAGGGGACTACCAAGACTTTCTGAATTCTTTAAATCCCAAAGGTTTGCCTCCCCATAAATTAGTCCTGAAAGAAAACTGTCCTATCATTCTTCTAAGGAACTTAAATCCTACAGAAGGATTATGTAATGGGACAAGGCTCATTTGCAGAAGCTTAAAACAGCATGTGCTCTGTGCTGAGATTGCAGTCGGTGAGCATCGAGGCAAACAAATTGTTTTGCCTAGAATTCCACTGCAAACATCTGATGCTGAGAAGATTGGAATTCCTTTTAAACGTATTCAGTTTCCAATAAAGCTTTGCTTTGCCATGACCATCAATAAGTCGCAAGGTCAAACATTGGATCGTGTAGGCATCTATCTCCGCGAGCCTGTTTTTTCGCATGGCCAACTATACGTTGCTTTATCTCGCGCTAAGATGGCAACTGCTGTTAAAGTTTTGATAATGCCACCAACTTTTCATGATACTGTCGTTGAGGTTAAAACCCGAAACGTTGTTTACCGGGAAATTCTAGAATTAGCTAAAAGATGACTACATGCATTGAGGTATTTGCACACTTGTAGCTTCACCTACAAAGATTCTTTATATTGCCTGCATTCCACTCACTGCGTTTATTATTTACTTTCTATTGTTATTTGTTTAGGCTTAACCTTTATATAGATTTGCTTCATCTTTAATGCAGTATGGGTGATGTtctgtttattgatgatataaaGCCTGGAATGAAATCATGGACAGCTATAGTAACGGTgcaagaaaaaatgaatattgGGTCTTCGTTCTCTACTCCAACCAAGTACCAAAAGTTCATACTTGCTGACTCAAAGGTAACCTTATTATACTAACGACAGCTGCTATAGAAATTTTCCAGtgtttaatatatattatatactttatgcttttttttcctaactcTTCCTTATTtactttcctctttttttcttgttaaatcCTTCACACTGATCTCTCTTTTGCAGGGAGCTAGAGTTCAGGGGATACTTTTTAATTATGCCATAGAAAAGATGGGTCCAAAGCTGAGGCTATACAAAAAATATCGCATCTCTAATGCAGATGTTAGGCATACTGCTGAAAAGTTTCGAATTGATGATCTTAAACTTCAATGGGTTATAGGAACAGACACAGTTGTTGAAGAAattgatgaagatgattctggtGTGTTGCCGTTTCGATTCACTTTTACAGAATATAAAGATCTTGGCCATTATGCAGACTCTACGAATGAAACTGTTGGTCAGTGCAATGctcatttttctttatattatatttatgtAAAACTCGAAATACCTCAATGCAGATGTCATTGGCGGCGCTGTTTAACAAATTCTTTCCCTTAATGTAGATGTCATTGGCGTTGTTGTTAATGCATCCTCTATCATTCCAGTCCATAAGGATTCTGGTGACTCGTCGGTGCAGAGATTTGTGCTTGTCAATGAAGAGTTAAGCATTGGCTTCTTCAATGAATCTGTTTGTCATGAATTATATATCTGTTCCTGTTGCAGCATCAGCTTTTACTGCAGTAATAACTGTTATCTTTTTTACTCTCCTTATGCATAGAATGAATCCTGTTGTACTATCTCTCTGGAACGAATTCATCGAAAACGAAGGAAAGGCAATTCTTCAGCAGAAGGATAAGTTTCCTGTTGTCGTATGTCGCAGGGTTAAGGTCGTCACATATGATGGTTAGTGGCACTGTTGCTAAGTATGCTTATTAGCTTTTCTTTCGAACTTTGTAACTATGTTATTCTTTAACTTGATAATATCAACAAAATAGGGATCGCTTTGTCAACTAAAAAAGACACAGCCATTCTTGTTAATCCACCAGTGAGAGATGCCAACCAACTCAAACACTGGTAGCTTCACTATTAAACTTCTTTTTCTTACATCTTATAACTAATCACTGCTATATTGAACACCCGTATGCTCTTTTTTCTGAGTTTTTGTAGGGCTGTTAGGCA containing:
- the LOC140035186 gene encoding uncharacterized protein isoform X1: MLFHFFIRRWILSFGFMASVFYLRFLLFYPAIGVRRITRWILCPFPGISSLLPSNWRYLINAPSFFPRALPEIFSFLPSNWRRITRWILCPFPGISSLLPSNWRYLINAPSFFPRALPEIFSFLPSNWRRITRWILSFGFMASVLYLGFLLFCPAIGGISLMHPRFSHVLYLRFFLFYPAIGGMATAAASTVSFVPELGAIPCEPFDASSAVAAAPKLLRISNVSESTRGWMTLVHVVEADRVKVASHGSISKSFRLFRFGDSQGIKVSAIVYDDNVPCVDGLLLPFRKYYISNAEIRRLAELPPDCFYPFYWVINSDTSIREATDVGLPVLPFYFGLRSYDSLHFVADTNNLINIMGVVVNSLPARDVYVEGILRRERDIIIVDQGKRPIILTLFGDYESIEGRAIENLMHAMPIIIAIRVRVTTKKCLSLSIHPSSIVLVCPDVLEAKLLDAWCTDNISELVRLVFDERAYLDPTVLLPPVRDLTVTTIADVLSCDPFDWGNAWIKGHVEVAWPCARSWHMACPHCYELYDYATTLGTLCLSCGLGIYAFPRAWIRLTVHDDTGYVNVIALGAEAERLIGVSAVYMYASTDDENFALYCRVSRQIKRSKLLLYIKRSTDVIRTETTTRYTVVACYPA
- the LOC140035186 gene encoding replication protein A 70 kDa DNA-binding subunit B-like isoform X4; the protein is MLFHFFIRRWILSFGFMASVFYLRFLLFYPAIGVRRITRWILCPFPGISSLLPSNWRYLINAPSFFPRALPEIFSFLPSNWRRITRWILCPFPGISSLLPSNWRYLINAPSFFPRALPEIFSFLPSNWRRITRWILSFGFMASVLYLGFLLFCPAIGGMATAAASTVSFVPELGAIPCEPFDASSAVAAAPKLLRISNVSESTRGWMTLVHVVEADRVKVASHGSISKSFRLFRFGDSQGIKVSAIVYDDNVPCVDGLLLPFRKYYISNAEIRRLAELPPDCFYPFYWVINSDTSIREATDVGLPVLPFYFGLRSYDSLHFVADTNNLINIMGVVVNSLPARDVYVEGILRRERDIIIVDQGKRPIILTLFGDYESIEGRAIENLMHAMPIIIAIRVRVTTKKCLSLSIHPSSIVLVCPDVLEAKLLDAWCTDNISELVRLVFDERAYLDPTVLLPPVRDLTVTTIADVLSCDPFDWGNAWIKGHVEVAWPCARSWHMACPHCYELYDYATTLGTLCLSCGLGIYAFPRAWIRLTVHDDTGYVNVIALGAEAERLIGVSAVYMYASTDDENFALYCRVSRQIKRSKLLLYIKRSTDVIRTETTTRYTVVACYPA
- the LOC140035186 gene encoding replication protein A 70 kDa DNA-binding subunit B-like isoform X5, whose product is MLFHFFIRRWILSFGFMASVFYLRFLLFYPAIGVRRITRWILCPFPGISSLLPSNWRYLINAPSFFPRALPEIFSFLPSNWRRITRWILCPFPGISSLLPSNWRYLINAPSFFPRALPEIFSFLPSNWRRITRWILSFGFMASVLYLGFLLFCPAIGGISLMHPRFSHVLYLRFFLFYPAIGGMATAAASTVSFVPELGAIPCEPFDASSAVAAAPKLLRISNVSESTRGWMTLVHVVEADRVKVASHGSISKSFRLFRFGDSQGIKVSAIVYDDNVPCVDGLLLPFRKYYISNAEIRRLAELPPDCFYPFYWVINSDTSIREATDVGLPVLPFYFGLRSYDSLHFVADTNNLINIMGVVVNSLPARDVYVEGILRRERDIIIVDQGKRPIILTLFGDYESIEGRAIENLMHAMPIIIAIRVRVTTKKCLSLSIHPSSIVLVCPDVLEAKLLDAWCTDNISELVRLVFDERAYLDPTVLLPPVRDLTVTTIADVLSCDPFDWGNAWIKGHVEVAWPCARSWHMACPHCYELYDYATTLGTLCLSCGLGIYAFPRAWIRLTVHDDTGYVNVIALGAEAERLIGVSAVYMYASTDDEFLTEFCVVLPCVSAN
- the LOC140035186 gene encoding replication protein A 70 kDa DNA-binding subunit D-like isoform X2; the encoded protein is MLFHFFIRRWILSFGFMASVFYLRFLLFYPAIGVRRITRWILCPFPGISSLLPSNWRYLINAPSFFPRALPEIFSFLPSNWRRITRWILCPFPGISSLLPSNWRYLINAPSFFPRALPEIFSFLPSNWRRITRWILSFGFMASVLYLGFLLFCPAIGGISLMHPRFSHVLYLRFFLFYPAIGGMATAAASTVSFVPELGAIPSVAAAPKLLRISNVSESTRGWMTLVHVVEADRVKVASHGSISKSFRLFRFGDSQGIKVSAIVYDDNVPCVDGLLLPFRKYYISNAEIRRLAELPPDCFYPFYWVINSDTSIREATDVGLPVLPFYFGLRSYDSLHFVADTNNLINIMGVVVNSLPARDVYVEGILRRERDIIIVDQGKRPIILTLFGDYESIEGRAIENLMHAMPIIIAIRVRVTTKKCLSLSIHPSSIVLVCPDVLEAKLLDAWCTDNISELVRLVFDERAYLDPTVLLPPVRDLTVTTIADVLSCDPFDWGNAWIKGHVEVAWPCARSWHMACPHCYELYDYATTLGTLCLSCGLGIYAFPRAWIRLTVHDDTGYVNVIALGAEAERLIGVSAVYMYASTDDENFALYCRVSRQIKRSKLLLYIKRSTDVIRTETTTRYTVVACYPA